Proteins from a single region of Manis javanica isolate MJ-LG chromosome 5, MJ_LKY, whole genome shotgun sequence:
- the PCDH10 gene encoding protocadherin-10 isoform X1: MIVLFFFALLWMVEGVFSQLHYTVQEEQEHGTFVGNIAEDLGLDITKLSARRFQTVPNSRTPYLDLNLETGVLYVNEKIDREQICKQSPSCVLHLEVFLENPLELFRVETEVLDINDNPPSFPEPDLTVEISESATPGTRFPLESAFDPDVGTNSLRDYEITPNSYFSLDVQTQGDGNRFAELVLEKPLDREQQAVHRYVLTAVDGGGGVGGGDGGGGGGGGGLPPQQQRTGTALLTIRVLDSNDNVPAFDQPVYTVSLPENSPPGTLVIQLNATDPDEGQNGEVVYSFSSHISPRARELFGLSPRTGRLEVSGELDYEESPVYQVYVQAKDLGPNAVPAHCKVLVRVLDANDNAPEISFSTVKEAVSESAAPGTVVALFSVTDRDSEENGQVQCELLGDVPFRLKSSFKNYYTIVTEAPLDREAGDSYTLTVVARDRGEPALSTSKSIQVQVSDVNDNAPRFSQPVYDVYVTENNVPGAYIYAVSATDRDEGANAQLAYSILECQIQGMSVFTYVSINSENGYLYALRSFDYEQLKDFSFQVEARDSGSPQALAGNATVNILIVDQNDNAPAIVAPLPGRNGTPAREVLPRSAEPGYLLTRVAAVDADDGENARLTYSIVRGNEMNLFRMDWRTGELRTARRVPAKRDPQRPYELVIEVRDHGQPPLSSTASLVVQLVDGAVEPQGGGGGGGVGSGEHQRPSRSGGGETSLDLTLILIIALGSVSFIFLLAMIVLAVRCQKEKKFNIYTCLASDCCLCCCCGAGGSTCCGRQARARKKKLSKSDIMLVQSSNVPSNPAQVPVEESGAFGSHHHNQNYCYQVCLTPESAKTDLMFLKPCSPSRSTDTEHNPCGAIVTGYTDPQPDIISNGSILSNETKHQRAELSYLVDRPRRVNSSAFQEADIVSSKDSGHGDSEQGDSDHDATNRGQSAGMDLFSNCTEECKALGHSDRCWMPSFVPSDGRQAADYRSNLHVPGMDSVPDTEVFETPEAQPGAERSFSTFGKEKALHSTLERKELDGLLSNTRAPYKPPYLNNFHPLYFVRWK; encoded by the exons aTGATTGTGCTATTCTTCTTTGCCTTGCTCTGGATGGTAGAAGGAGTCTTTTCCCAGCTCCACTACACGGTGCAGGAGGAGCAGGAACATGGCACTTTCGTGGGGAATATCGCTGAAGATCTGGGCTTGGACATTACAAAACTTTCGGCTCGCAGGTTTCAAACGGTGCCCAACTCTAGGACCCCTTATTTGGACCTCAATCTGGAGACCGGGGTGCTGTACGTGAACGAGAAGATAGACCGCGAGCAAATCTGCAAGCAGAGTCCCTCTTGCGTCCTGCACCTGGAGGTCTTTCTGGAGAACCCCCTGGAGCTGTTTCGGGTGGAGACCGAAGTGTTGGACATCAATGACAACCCTCCTTCCTTCCCGGAGCCGGACCTGACGGTGGAGATCTCTGAGAGCGCCACGCCAGGCACCCGCTTCCCGTTGGAGAGCGCATTCGACCCAGACGTAGGCACCAACTCCTTGCGCGACTACGAGATCACCCCCAACAGCTACTTCTCCCTGGACGTGCAGACCCAGGGGGATGGCAACCGATTCGCGGAGCTGGTGCTAGAGAAGCCTTTGGACCGAGAGCAGCAAGCGGTGCACCGCTACGTGCTGACCGCGGTGGACGGGGGAGGAGGGGtaggaggaggagatggaggggGAGGCGGCGGGGGAGGCGGCCTGCCCCCCCAGCAGCAGCGCACCGGCACTGCCCTACTCACAATCCGAGTTCTGGACTCCAATGACAATGTGCCCGCCTTTGACCAACCCGTCTACACTGTGTCTCTACCAGAGAACTCTCCGCCCGGCACGCTTGTGATCCAGCTCAACGCCACAGACCCAGATGAGGGCCAGAATGGCGAGGTCGTGTACTCCTTCAGCAGCCACATTTCGCCCCGGGCACGGGAGCTCTTCGGACTCTCCCCGCGCACCGGCCGGCTGGAAGTGAGCGGCGAGCTGGACTATGAAGAGAGCCCAGTGTATCAAGTGTACGTACAAGCCAAAGACCTGGGCCCCAACGCCGTGCCCGCGCACTGCAAAGTGCTAGTGCGAGTGCTGGATGCTAACGACAATGCGCCGGAGATCAGCTTCAGCACTGTAAAGGAGGCGGTGAGCGAGAGCGCGGCGCCCGGCACAGTGGTGGCCCTGTTCAGCGTGACCGACCGCGACTCAGAGGAGAATGGACAGGTGCAGTGCGAGCTGCTGGGGGATGTGCCGTTCCGCCTCAAGTCTTCCTTCAAGAACTATTACACCATTGTGACCGAGGCCCCCCTGGACAGAGAGGCGGGGGACTCCTACACCCTGACCGTGGTGGCTCGCGACCGGGGCGAGCCGGCGCTCTCCACCAGTAAGTCCATCCAAGTGCAAGTATCAGATGTGAACGACAACGCACCGCGGTTCAGCCAGCCGGTCTACGATGTGTATGTGACCGAGAACAACGTGCCTGGCGCCTACATCTACGCGGTGAGCGCCACAGACCGCGATGAGGGCGCCAACGCCCAGCTAGCTTACTCTATCCTCGAGTGCCAGATCCAGGGCATGAGCGTCTTCACTTACGTGTCCATCAACTCCGAGAACGGCTACCTGTACGCCCTGCGTTCCTTCGACTACGAACAGCTCAAGGACTTCAGCTTTCAGGTGGAAGCCCGGGACTCCGGCAGCCCCCAGGCGCTGGCTGGCAACGCCACTGTCAACATCCTCATCGTGGATCAGAACGACAATGCCCCTGCGATCGTGGCGCCCCTGCCAGGGCGCAACGGGACTCCGGCGCGTGAGGTGCTTCCCCGCTCGGCAGAGCCGGGTTACCTGCTGACGCGCGTGGCCGCAGTGGACGCGGACGACGGCGAGAACGCCCGGCTTACCTACAGCATTGTGCGGGGCAATGAAATGAACCTCTTTCGCATGGACTGGCGCACCGGGGAGCTCCGCACAGCGCGCCGGGTGCCGGCCAAGCGCGACCCCCAGCGGCCTTACGAGCTGGTGATCGAGGTGCGCGACCACGGGCAGCCGCCTCTGTCGTCCACGGCCTCTCTGGTGGTGCAGCTGGTGGATGGCGCTGTCGAGCCccagggagggggcgggggcggtgGGGTGGGGTCCGGGGAGCACCAGCGCCCCAGCCGCTCCGGTGGCGGGGAGACCTCTTTGGacctcaccctcatcctcatcaTCGCACTGGGCTCGGTGTCCTTCATCTTCCTGCTGGCCATGATAGTACTAGCTGTGCGCTGCCAAAAAGAGAAGAAGTTCAACATCTACACGTGCCTGGCCAGCGATTGCTgcctctgctgctgctgtggCGCGGGGGGCTCGACCTGCTGTGGACGCCAAGCGCGGGCGCGCAAGAAAAAACTCAGCAAGTCCGACATTATGCTGGTGCAGAGCTCTAACGTCCCCAGTAACCCGGCCCAAGTACCCGTGGAGGAGTCCGGGGCCTTCGGCTCCCACCACCACAACCAGAATTATTGCTACCAGGTCTGTCTGACCCCTGAGTCCGCCAAGACAGATCTGATGTTCCTTAAGCCCTGCAGCCCTTCGCGGAGTACGGACACTGAGCACAATCCCTGCGGGGCCATCGTCACAGGCTACACAGACCCGCAGCCCGACATCATCTCCAACGGAAGCATTTTGTCCAACGAG actAAACACCAGCGAGCAGAGCTCAGCTATCTAGTTGACAGACCTCGCCGAGTTAACAG TTCTGCATTCCAGGAAGCCGACATAGTAAGCTCTAAGGACAGTGGCCATGGAGACAGTGAACAGGGCGATAGTGATCACGACGCCACCAACCGCGGCCAGTCAGCTG GTATGGATCTCTTCTCCAATTGCACAGAGGAATGTAAAGCACTGGGCCATTCAGATCGGTGCTGGATGCCTTCTTTTGTCCCTTCCGATGGACGCCAGGCTGCTGATTATCGCAGCAATCTGCATGTTCCTGGCATGGACTCTGTTCCAGACACTGAGGTGTTTGAAACTCCAGAAGCCCAGCCTGGGGCAGAGCGGTCCTTCTCCACCTTTGGCAAAGAGAAGGCCCTTCACAGCACTCTGGAGAGGAAGGAGCTGGATGGACTACTGTCTAATACACGAGCGCCTTACAAACCACCATATTTGA
- the PCDH10 gene encoding protocadherin-10 isoform X2, translating into MIVLFFFALLWMVEGVFSQLHYTVQEEQEHGTFVGNIAEDLGLDITKLSARRFQTVPNSRTPYLDLNLETGVLYVNEKIDREQICKQSPSCVLHLEVFLENPLELFRVETEVLDINDNPPSFPEPDLTVEISESATPGTRFPLESAFDPDVGTNSLRDYEITPNSYFSLDVQTQGDGNRFAELVLEKPLDREQQAVHRYVLTAVDGGGGVGGGDGGGGGGGGGLPPQQQRTGTALLTIRVLDSNDNVPAFDQPVYTVSLPENSPPGTLVIQLNATDPDEGQNGEVVYSFSSHISPRARELFGLSPRTGRLEVSGELDYEESPVYQVYVQAKDLGPNAVPAHCKVLVRVLDANDNAPEISFSTVKEAVSESAAPGTVVALFSVTDRDSEENGQVQCELLGDVPFRLKSSFKNYYTIVTEAPLDREAGDSYTLTVVARDRGEPALSTSKSIQVQVSDVNDNAPRFSQPVYDVYVTENNVPGAYIYAVSATDRDEGANAQLAYSILECQIQGMSVFTYVSINSENGYLYALRSFDYEQLKDFSFQVEARDSGSPQALAGNATVNILIVDQNDNAPAIVAPLPGRNGTPAREVLPRSAEPGYLLTRVAAVDADDGENARLTYSIVRGNEMNLFRMDWRTGELRTARRVPAKRDPQRPYELVIEVRDHGQPPLSSTASLVVQLVDGAVEPQGGGGGGGVGSGEHQRPSRSGGGETSLDLTLILIIALGSVSFIFLLAMIVLAVRCQKEKKFNIYTCLASDCCLCCCCGAGGSTCCGRQARARKKKLSKSDIMLVQSSNVPSNPAQVPVEESGAFGSHHHNQNYCYQVCLTPESAKTDLMFLKPCSPSRSTDTEHNPCGAIVTGYTDPQPDIISNGSILSNETKHQRAELSYLVDRPRRVNSSAFQEADIVSSKDSGHGDSEQGDSDHDATNRGQSAGMDLFSNCTEECKALGHSDRCWMPSFVPSDGRQAADYRSNLHVPGMDSVPDTEVFETPEAQPGAERSFSTFGKEKALHSTLERKELDGLLSNTRAPYKPPYLTRKRIC; encoded by the exons aTGATTGTGCTATTCTTCTTTGCCTTGCTCTGGATGGTAGAAGGAGTCTTTTCCCAGCTCCACTACACGGTGCAGGAGGAGCAGGAACATGGCACTTTCGTGGGGAATATCGCTGAAGATCTGGGCTTGGACATTACAAAACTTTCGGCTCGCAGGTTTCAAACGGTGCCCAACTCTAGGACCCCTTATTTGGACCTCAATCTGGAGACCGGGGTGCTGTACGTGAACGAGAAGATAGACCGCGAGCAAATCTGCAAGCAGAGTCCCTCTTGCGTCCTGCACCTGGAGGTCTTTCTGGAGAACCCCCTGGAGCTGTTTCGGGTGGAGACCGAAGTGTTGGACATCAATGACAACCCTCCTTCCTTCCCGGAGCCGGACCTGACGGTGGAGATCTCTGAGAGCGCCACGCCAGGCACCCGCTTCCCGTTGGAGAGCGCATTCGACCCAGACGTAGGCACCAACTCCTTGCGCGACTACGAGATCACCCCCAACAGCTACTTCTCCCTGGACGTGCAGACCCAGGGGGATGGCAACCGATTCGCGGAGCTGGTGCTAGAGAAGCCTTTGGACCGAGAGCAGCAAGCGGTGCACCGCTACGTGCTGACCGCGGTGGACGGGGGAGGAGGGGtaggaggaggagatggaggggGAGGCGGCGGGGGAGGCGGCCTGCCCCCCCAGCAGCAGCGCACCGGCACTGCCCTACTCACAATCCGAGTTCTGGACTCCAATGACAATGTGCCCGCCTTTGACCAACCCGTCTACACTGTGTCTCTACCAGAGAACTCTCCGCCCGGCACGCTTGTGATCCAGCTCAACGCCACAGACCCAGATGAGGGCCAGAATGGCGAGGTCGTGTACTCCTTCAGCAGCCACATTTCGCCCCGGGCACGGGAGCTCTTCGGACTCTCCCCGCGCACCGGCCGGCTGGAAGTGAGCGGCGAGCTGGACTATGAAGAGAGCCCAGTGTATCAAGTGTACGTACAAGCCAAAGACCTGGGCCCCAACGCCGTGCCCGCGCACTGCAAAGTGCTAGTGCGAGTGCTGGATGCTAACGACAATGCGCCGGAGATCAGCTTCAGCACTGTAAAGGAGGCGGTGAGCGAGAGCGCGGCGCCCGGCACAGTGGTGGCCCTGTTCAGCGTGACCGACCGCGACTCAGAGGAGAATGGACAGGTGCAGTGCGAGCTGCTGGGGGATGTGCCGTTCCGCCTCAAGTCTTCCTTCAAGAACTATTACACCATTGTGACCGAGGCCCCCCTGGACAGAGAGGCGGGGGACTCCTACACCCTGACCGTGGTGGCTCGCGACCGGGGCGAGCCGGCGCTCTCCACCAGTAAGTCCATCCAAGTGCAAGTATCAGATGTGAACGACAACGCACCGCGGTTCAGCCAGCCGGTCTACGATGTGTATGTGACCGAGAACAACGTGCCTGGCGCCTACATCTACGCGGTGAGCGCCACAGACCGCGATGAGGGCGCCAACGCCCAGCTAGCTTACTCTATCCTCGAGTGCCAGATCCAGGGCATGAGCGTCTTCACTTACGTGTCCATCAACTCCGAGAACGGCTACCTGTACGCCCTGCGTTCCTTCGACTACGAACAGCTCAAGGACTTCAGCTTTCAGGTGGAAGCCCGGGACTCCGGCAGCCCCCAGGCGCTGGCTGGCAACGCCACTGTCAACATCCTCATCGTGGATCAGAACGACAATGCCCCTGCGATCGTGGCGCCCCTGCCAGGGCGCAACGGGACTCCGGCGCGTGAGGTGCTTCCCCGCTCGGCAGAGCCGGGTTACCTGCTGACGCGCGTGGCCGCAGTGGACGCGGACGACGGCGAGAACGCCCGGCTTACCTACAGCATTGTGCGGGGCAATGAAATGAACCTCTTTCGCATGGACTGGCGCACCGGGGAGCTCCGCACAGCGCGCCGGGTGCCGGCCAAGCGCGACCCCCAGCGGCCTTACGAGCTGGTGATCGAGGTGCGCGACCACGGGCAGCCGCCTCTGTCGTCCACGGCCTCTCTGGTGGTGCAGCTGGTGGATGGCGCTGTCGAGCCccagggagggggcgggggcggtgGGGTGGGGTCCGGGGAGCACCAGCGCCCCAGCCGCTCCGGTGGCGGGGAGACCTCTTTGGacctcaccctcatcctcatcaTCGCACTGGGCTCGGTGTCCTTCATCTTCCTGCTGGCCATGATAGTACTAGCTGTGCGCTGCCAAAAAGAGAAGAAGTTCAACATCTACACGTGCCTGGCCAGCGATTGCTgcctctgctgctgctgtggCGCGGGGGGCTCGACCTGCTGTGGACGCCAAGCGCGGGCGCGCAAGAAAAAACTCAGCAAGTCCGACATTATGCTGGTGCAGAGCTCTAACGTCCCCAGTAACCCGGCCCAAGTACCCGTGGAGGAGTCCGGGGCCTTCGGCTCCCACCACCACAACCAGAATTATTGCTACCAGGTCTGTCTGACCCCTGAGTCCGCCAAGACAGATCTGATGTTCCTTAAGCCCTGCAGCCCTTCGCGGAGTACGGACACTGAGCACAATCCCTGCGGGGCCATCGTCACAGGCTACACAGACCCGCAGCCCGACATCATCTCCAACGGAAGCATTTTGTCCAACGAG actAAACACCAGCGAGCAGAGCTCAGCTATCTAGTTGACAGACCTCGCCGAGTTAACAG TTCTGCATTCCAGGAAGCCGACATAGTAAGCTCTAAGGACAGTGGCCATGGAGACAGTGAACAGGGCGATAGTGATCACGACGCCACCAACCGCGGCCAGTCAGCTG GTATGGATCTCTTCTCCAATTGCACAGAGGAATGTAAAGCACTGGGCCATTCAGATCGGTGCTGGATGCCTTCTTTTGTCCCTTCCGATGGACGCCAGGCTGCTGATTATCGCAGCAATCTGCATGTTCCTGGCATGGACTCTGTTCCAGACACTGAGGTGTTTGAAACTCCAGAAGCCCAGCCTGGGGCAGAGCGGTCCTTCTCCACCTTTGGCAAAGAGAAGGCCCTTCACAGCACTCTGGAGAGGAAGGAGCTGGATGGACTACTGTCTAATACACGAGCGCCTTACAAACCACCATATTTGA